From a region of the Acidimicrobiales bacterium genome:
- the metF gene encoding methylenetetrahydrofolate reductase [NAD(P)H] — protein MTDEQMSHSGPADDAELGVAGNDSAGDEISNEMAERLGRRPWPTASIRPGMTVSFEFFPAATPDGENNLVKTATRLAEFGPTFVSVTYGAGGSTQERTIRSIRRIKSETDLDVAGHLTCVGASKATVHEVLDAYAEAGVTRVVALRGDPPAGETDGTREDGYRSAVELVEGIRARADGSTWDISVAAYPEVHPRAASARADMDNLKAKFEAGADRALTQFFFDTEAFLIFLEQAHAAGITAPIVPGIMPVTHFDRMAGFAQRCGTSIPAWMPELFGGVDDVPDVQQMIAATVAAEQCRRLAEHGVQNFHFYTMNRVELTAALCKILGIGAPAPSAALHDAV, from the coding sequence GTGACCGACGAACAGATGAGCCATTCGGGGCCTGCCGACGATGCCGAACTCGGGGTTGCGGGCAACGACTCTGCCGGCGACGAGATCAGCAACGAGATGGCCGAGCGCCTGGGTCGCAGGCCGTGGCCTACCGCCAGCATCCGGCCAGGTATGACGGTGTCGTTCGAGTTCTTTCCTGCGGCCACCCCCGACGGCGAGAACAACCTGGTGAAGACGGCGACCCGTCTCGCCGAGTTCGGCCCGACCTTCGTCAGCGTCACCTACGGAGCGGGCGGTTCGACGCAGGAGCGGACTATCCGCAGCATCAGACGCATCAAGAGCGAGACCGACCTCGACGTCGCCGGTCACCTGACGTGCGTCGGTGCATCCAAGGCCACCGTTCACGAGGTACTCGACGCCTACGCAGAGGCCGGCGTGACACGTGTCGTGGCGCTCAGGGGTGATCCACCTGCGGGCGAGACCGACGGCACCCGCGAAGACGGATACCGCAGCGCGGTCGAACTGGTCGAGGGCATCCGGGCCAGGGCCGACGGGTCCACCTGGGACATTTCGGTGGCTGCGTACCCAGAGGTGCATCCTCGCGCCGCCTCGGCGCGGGCCGACATGGACAACCTCAAGGCCAAGTTCGAGGCCGGGGCAGACCGTGCGCTGACCCAGTTCTTCTTCGACACCGAGGCGTTCTTGATCTTCCTCGAGCAGGCTCACGCGGCTGGCATCACCGCCCCGATCGTTCCCGGCATCATGCCCGTCACCCACTTCGACCGGATGGCCGGCTTCGCTCAGCGATGCGGAACCAGCATCCCAGCATGGATGCCAGAGTTGTTCGGCGGAGTCGACGACGTGCCCGACGTTCAGCAGATGATCGCCGCCACCGTTGCCGCCGAGCAGTGCCGCCGGCTGGCCGAGCACGGGGTGCAGAACTTCCACTTCTACACGATGAACCGTGTCGAGTTGACCGCCGCGCTCTGCAAGATCCTGGGCATCGGTGCGCCGGCACCGTCGGCCGCCCTGCACGACGCCGTCTGA
- a CDS encoding metalloregulator ArsR/SmtB family transcription factor: MKADSTEQDDGSGVRAGRLSVDPLVAALKAVAEPTRLRIVSVLSRVELSVGDICAVVGQSQPRVSRHLKILVDARLLDRHAQGTSAFYRLTADVPGRTLAEAVLAMLDTTEGACERDLVRAEAIRQRRAEEAAAYFEQVAPRWNELRALHVEDSQIEKAVLDAVGDARVSRMLDVGTGTGRMLSLFADRIDEGVGIDSSQQMLNLARSNLDDAGAANCRVLQCDVYDIDLPRASFDVALLHQVLHFLDDPGSAIAEAARTLRSGGRLVVVDFAPHDLESLRFEHRHRRLGFSDDEVARWIAAVGLDVDSIIHLTPNRTDETGRCLTTTIWTATMPSVDLAPGAVAADSSHMEEAS; the protein is encoded by the coding sequence ATGAAGGCTGACAGCACCGAGCAGGACGATGGCAGCGGGGTCCGCGCTGGGCGCCTGAGCGTCGATCCCTTGGTGGCTGCTCTCAAGGCCGTCGCCGAACCGACCCGGCTGCGCATCGTCAGCGTGTTGAGCCGCGTCGAGTTGTCGGTCGGCGACATCTGTGCGGTCGTCGGGCAAAGTCAGCCCAGGGTCAGCCGGCATCTGAAGATCCTGGTCGACGCCCGATTGCTGGATCGCCACGCACAGGGAACCAGCGCGTTCTACCGGCTGACCGCCGATGTACCCGGGCGCACGCTGGCCGAGGCGGTCTTGGCGATGCTCGACACCACCGAAGGAGCCTGCGAACGCGACCTCGTCCGTGCCGAGGCCATCCGCCAGCGGCGCGCAGAGGAAGCCGCCGCGTACTTCGAGCAGGTGGCGCCGCGGTGGAATGAGCTGAGGGCCTTGCACGTCGAGGACTCGCAGATCGAGAAGGCGGTCCTGGACGCGGTTGGTGATGCACGCGTCTCGCGGATGCTCGACGTCGGAACCGGAACCGGGCGGATGCTGTCGCTGTTCGCCGACCGCATCGATGAGGGCGTAGGTATCGATTCGAGCCAGCAGATGCTGAACCTCGCCCGTTCCAACCTCGACGATGCCGGTGCCGCCAACTGTCGCGTGTTGCAGTGCGACGTGTACGACATCGACCTGCCGCGGGCCAGCTTCGACGTGGCCCTGCTGCACCAGGTGCTGCACTTCCTCGATGACCCGGGCTCGGCCATCGCCGAGGCGGCCAGAACCTTGCGTTCGGGCGGCCGTCTGGTCGTCGTCGACTTTGCCCCCCACGATCTCGAGAGCTTGCGGTTCGAACACCGGCACCGCCGCCTGGGCTTCTCCGACGACGAGGTCGCCAGATGGATCGCCGCTGTCGGGCTCGACGTCGATTCGATAATTCACCTCACGCCCAATCGCACCGATGAAACTGGTCGGTGTCTGACCACGACGATCTGGACCGCAACCATGCCATCGGTCGACCTTGCGCCCGGCGCTGTTGCTGCCGACAGTTCTCATATGGAGGAAGCCTCGTGA
- a CDS encoding MFS transporter, with product MSPTAKLREWLGGQPVLPVVALAGLNLVDEFDRIAYATLTPEIRDAFGSTDAVINSVATLSAVMILITAIPTGRLSDRVSRVKLSLGAAAMWGVASALTGAVPTIGLLLVVRLLAGIGRNANEVIHPSLLSDVYPQAVHPRVFFVHRLANPLAQASGVVAGVLADWAGWRWAFVALAAPTAVFSVVLSFVDDPPRRGLQGDIDRRDISVRAAFGELRRLKSLPRFWAAAFFLAAAAVGIFQLVSVYFEQEFGFGATERGATQFLVGVGWIGGIVVGARLADDLDVAKVGRLAVLCAGGFSVIAIGAVVVGSAPNSAVALVATTIMASGNGVWQAPYFSAVGLIAPPGMSGQVYASSTIFYALGALLSVPLYIIGDSVSYRLAFGGVAVLALVASVIAITAAPHVREDIERSP from the coding sequence GTGTCGCCGACAGCCAAGCTGAGGGAGTGGCTCGGCGGCCAGCCGGTACTGCCGGTGGTTGCGTTGGCCGGGCTGAACCTGGTCGACGAATTCGACCGCATCGCCTACGCAACGCTGACCCCTGAGATCAGGGATGCCTTCGGCAGCACCGATGCGGTGATCAACAGCGTGGCCACCCTGTCGGCGGTGATGATCCTGATCACCGCGATTCCCACCGGACGACTTTCGGACAGGGTGTCGAGGGTCAAGCTGAGCCTGGGTGCCGCCGCGATGTGGGGAGTTGCCTCGGCACTCACGGGTGCTGTTCCCACGATCGGACTGCTGCTAGTGGTTCGCCTGCTGGCCGGCATCGGACGCAACGCGAACGAAGTGATCCACCCGAGCCTGCTCAGCGACGTCTATCCGCAGGCCGTGCATCCCAGGGTGTTCTTCGTGCATCGGTTGGCCAACCCGCTGGCTCAGGCCTCGGGAGTGGTCGCCGGCGTGCTGGCCGATTGGGCGGGTTGGCGATGGGCGTTCGTTGCGCTGGCCGCTCCGACAGCGGTGTTTTCTGTTGTGCTGTCGTTCGTGGACGATCCGCCCCGACGGGGATTGCAAGGCGACATCGACAGGCGCGACATCTCGGTGCGAGCTGCCTTTGGCGAGCTGAGGAGGCTGAAGAGCCTGCCGCGGTTTTGGGCCGCTGCGTTCTTCCTGGCGGCAGCGGCGGTGGGGATCTTCCAGCTGGTGTCGGTCTATTTCGAGCAAGAGTTCGGCTTTGGTGCGACCGAGCGCGGGGCCACGCAGTTTCTGGTCGGGGTTGGTTGGATAGGCGGAATCGTGGTGGGTGCGCGCCTTGCCGACGATCTCGACGTGGCCAAGGTAGGCCGGCTGGCCGTGCTGTGCGCCGGTGGGTTCTCGGTGATCGCAATCGGGGCCGTGGTCGTGGGTTCGGCCCCCAACAGTGCTGTGGCACTAGTGGCCACGACGATCATGGCCAGCGGAAACGGGGTTTGGCAGGCGCCGTACTTCAGCGCAGTTGGCCTGATCGCCCCACCCGGCATGTCGGGCCAGGTGTACGCATCGTCGACCATCTTCTATGCGCTGGGAGCCCTGTTGTCGGTGCCGCTGTACATCATTGGCGACTCGGTCAGCTATCGGTTGGCCTTCGGTGGTGTGGCGGTGTTGGCTCTGGTCGCGTCGGTGATCGCGATAACCGCCGCGCCCCACGTTCGGGAGGACATCGAACGAAGTCCTTGA
- a CDS encoding fructose bisphosphate aldolase → MTEMLQKVASAQGFIAALDQSGGSTPKALRLYGIDEDQYSGEDEMFDLIHAMRSRIITSPSFGGDRILGAILFEMTMDRDIEGQGTAQYLWNEKNVVPFLKTDKGLADEVDGAQVMKPFPGLDGLLERAVAKGVFGTKMRSVINEANAAGVEAVVAQQFEVGAQILGHGLVPIIEPEVNINSATKAEAEALLRDQITAHLDAVPDGQQIMLKLTLPSEADFYAPLIAHPKVLRVVALSGGYSREESNEKLAANHGMIASFSRALTEGLTAQMSDAEFDAALDAAIGSIFAASNT, encoded by the coding sequence ATGACTGAGATGTTGCAAAAGGTCGCCTCGGCACAAGGGTTCATCGCCGCCCTCGACCAGAGCGGTGGAAGCACCCCCAAGGCCCTGCGCCTCTACGGAATCGACGAAGACCAATACTCGGGCGAGGACGAGATGTTCGATCTCATCCACGCCATGCGCAGCCGGATCATCACCTCACCGTCGTTCGGGGGTGACCGCATCCTCGGCGCCATCTTGTTCGAGATGACCATGGACCGTGACATCGAGGGCCAGGGCACCGCGCAGTACCTGTGGAACGAAAAGAACGTCGTTCCGTTCCTGAAGACCGACAAGGGTCTGGCAGATGAGGTCGACGGCGCTCAGGTCATGAAGCCGTTCCCGGGTCTCGATGGCCTGCTCGAGCGTGCGGTGGCCAAGGGTGTGTTCGGCACCAAGATGCGTTCTGTCATCAACGAGGCCAACGCTGCCGGCGTCGAAGCCGTGGTAGCCCAGCAGTTCGAGGTCGGTGCCCAGATCCTCGGGCACGGCTTGGTGCCCATCATCGAGCCCGAGGTCAACATCAACAGCGCCACCAAGGCCGAGGCCGAGGCGCTCTTGCGCGACCAGATCACCGCACACCTCGACGCGGTGCCCGACGGCCAGCAGATCATGCTGAAGCTCACCCTTCCCAGCGAGGCCGACTTCTACGCCCCGCTCATCGCCCACCCCAAGGTGCTTCGGGTTGTGGCTCTGTCGGGTGGCTACAGCCGTGAGGAATCCAACGAGAAGCTGGCAGCCAACCACGGGATGATCGCCAGCTTCAGCCGCGCCCTCACCGAGGGTTTGACCGCTCAGATGTCGGACGCTGAGTTTGACGCTGCTCTCGACGCAGCTATCGGCAGCATCTTCGCCGCTTCCAACACCTGA
- a CDS encoding SdrD B-like domain-containing protein, whose product MRTTSIIRALAASMLLGLGLATVADAPGVEAAVPGTTCVDWSSYASSSAPAGSGDLGDVGVDEAVADGEQRTLVDIGGLGVDMRITWAKDHTGPILDAQATPDFTGLGSYIAQLGDGSSSGVMRYWPKNDQIGDVTFEFFETGTTDRVVLDITQLLIGGQRDWATRPMGVSEVSVLVGGPAGVRQAPPHADPNLSTTDTDPADGVDGLGSTPIIELDNASYGVANSTLYNASRASYVSTGAFEDRDWTIIDWGGTAADTIFWQLYGSASSDPAVVDPAVTQPHDGLSAYFGGLCFETPPAATHSIGNQVWLDSDNNGIRDAGEAAIGGVTVELWSGGSMLASTTTDANGLYLFSGLAADGYTVCIPTEEWSEGGDLVGLISSTPTSGVDDDLDGRDDGTENGSGDVCAAAVTIATGSEPTGEDPDNDPTTADANENLTVDFGLFEPRFDLALRKQLVNGSNEAVVSVGDPVTFRITVFNQGNVAASDIELVDYVPAGLELADPDWAMQPDGSASGALSGVTIEPGQSASTTITFRVTAALTGTADNLAEIAAANPVDSAGTLIRAHGGAVLSDVDSVPDRTNSESEVDDAIANENGDEDDHDVARVTLAADGSGSGTTLPATGANDEHLAVWATLALFIGALLVWLEQMRRRSLA is encoded by the coding sequence GTGCGGACGACATCAATCATTCGAGCGCTTGCGGCATCGATGCTGTTGGGTCTCGGGCTCGCAACGGTGGCGGACGCCCCCGGAGTCGAAGCCGCGGTGCCTGGCACCACCTGTGTCGACTGGAGCTCGTACGCGTCTTCGAGCGCGCCCGCCGGCTCTGGCGACCTGGGCGATGTCGGTGTCGACGAGGCTGTGGCCGATGGGGAACAACGCACCCTGGTGGACATCGGCGGCTTGGGCGTCGATATGCGAATCACGTGGGCCAAAGACCACACCGGGCCCATCCTCGACGCGCAAGCTACGCCCGACTTCACGGGGCTCGGCTCGTACATAGCCCAGCTCGGCGACGGGTCCTCCTCGGGTGTGATGCGCTATTGGCCCAAGAACGACCAGATCGGCGACGTCACCTTCGAGTTCTTCGAAACCGGAACGACCGATCGTGTTGTGCTCGACATCACCCAGTTGCTGATCGGTGGTCAGCGCGACTGGGCCACCCGCCCGATGGGTGTGTCTGAGGTTTCGGTGCTGGTCGGCGGCCCGGCCGGGGTCAGGCAGGCGCCGCCCCACGCCGATCCAAACCTGTCGACCACAGACACCGACCCGGCCGACGGGGTCGACGGCCTCGGCTCGACTCCGATAATCGAGCTGGACAACGCCTCTTATGGCGTGGCCAACTCGACGCTGTACAACGCAAGCCGAGCTTCGTATGTGTCGACGGGCGCTTTCGAGGACCGCGACTGGACCATCATCGACTGGGGTGGCACGGCGGCCGACACCATCTTCTGGCAGCTCTATGGGTCGGCGTCGTCAGACCCCGCGGTGGTCGACCCGGCGGTGACCCAGCCCCACGACGGCCTGTCGGCCTACTTCGGTGGTCTTTGCTTCGAGACCCCGCCCGCCGCCACGCACAGCATCGGTAACCAGGTGTGGCTCGACTCCGACAACAACGGCATCCGCGACGCCGGCGAGGCTGCGATCGGAGGGGTCACGGTCGAGCTGTGGTCCGGTGGTTCGATGCTGGCTTCGACTACCACCGATGCGAACGGGCTTTACCTGTTCTCGGGGCTTGCAGCCGACGGCTACACGGTGTGTATTCCCACCGAGGAGTGGAGCGAGGGCGGCGATCTGGTCGGCCTGATTTCGTCAACGCCCACCTCGGGCGTCGACGACGATCTCGACGGCCGCGATGATGGGACCGAGAACGGTTCGGGCGACGTTTGTGCCGCAGCCGTCACGATTGCCACCGGATCCGAGCCGACCGGCGAAGACCCCGACAACGACCCGACTACCGCCGACGCAAACGAGAACCTCACGGTCGATTTCGGCCTGTTCGAGCCCCGGTTCGACCTCGCCCTGCGAAAGCAACTGGTGAACGGTTCCAACGAGGCCGTGGTGTCGGTTGGCGACCCGGTGACGTTCCGCATCACGGTGTTCAACCAGGGCAACGTCGCGGCGTCCGACATCGAACTGGTCGACTACGTGCCCGCCGGCCTGGAACTGGCCGACCCCGACTGGGCCATGCAACCCGACGGTTCGGCGTCGGGTGCACTGAGCGGCGTCACCATCGAACCCGGCCAGTCGGCATCGACCACGATCACGTTCCGAGTCACCGCTGCCCTCACCGGAACGGCCGACAACCTGGCCGAGATCGCAGCAGCGAACCCGGTCGACTCCGCGGGCACGTTGATCCGAGCCCACGGCGGAGCAGTGCTGTCCGATGTCGACAGTGTCCCAGACCGCACAAACTCCGAGTCGGAAGTCGACGACGCAATCGCCAACGAGAACGGCGACGAAGACGACCACGACGTGGCGCGGGTGACCCTCGCCGCCGACGGCTCGGGTTCGGGCACCACCCTGCCGGCGACGGGAGCCAACGACGAACACCTGGCGGTGTGGGCCACGCTGGCGCTGTTCATAGGCGCCTTGCTTGTTTGGCTCGAGCAGATGCGTCGCCGCTCGCTCGCCTGA